The following are from one region of the Alkalimarinus sediminis genome:
- a CDS encoding NCS2 family permease produces the protein MLEKLFQLKEHGTDVKTEVVAGITTFLTMAYIIVVNPDILSASGMDYGAVFAATCIAAAIGSLIMGLLANYPIALAPGMGLNAFFAFAVVQGMGHTWQVALGAVFLSGLIFFFLSIFKVREWIINSIPLSLRFGISAGIGFFLALIALKNAGIVVDHPATFISLGDVMSIPSLLTLGGFFIICALAYRKVTGAVMIGIIAITVIALLLGMIEYKGFVSAPPSLAPTFMQMDIAGALNVGLVSIVFAFLFVDLFDTSGTLIGAAHQGKLLDKDGKLPRLGKALMADSVATMGGAALGTSTTTSYIESTAGISAGGRTGLTAVVVAALFLLCLFLSPIASIVPAYATAPALLYVAVLMASGLSHIEWDDITESAPAVLTAIMMPLTFSIANGIAIGFIAYTAIKLCSGKFSALNISLMLISILFVLKFIFLGA, from the coding sequence ATGCTAGAAAAACTATTTCAGTTGAAAGAACACGGCACGGATGTCAAAACAGAGGTTGTCGCAGGTATCACGACATTCCTTACCATGGCTTACATCATTGTCGTGAATCCAGACATTTTGTCTGCTTCTGGCATGGACTACGGTGCAGTTTTTGCAGCCACTTGTATTGCCGCTGCTATCGGTTCCCTGATCATGGGGCTATTAGCGAACTACCCTATCGCGCTGGCACCGGGTATGGGACTCAATGCGTTCTTCGCATTTGCAGTTGTTCAGGGTATGGGGCACACCTGGCAAGTCGCTCTGGGTGCTGTATTTTTATCTGGCCTGATCTTCTTTTTTCTGAGTATATTTAAAGTACGAGAGTGGATCATCAACAGTATTCCACTTTCGCTACGTTTCGGCATATCAGCCGGCATTGGTTTTTTTCTTGCGCTAATCGCTCTTAAAAACGCGGGTATCGTCGTTGATCACCCTGCTACATTCATCTCGCTAGGCGATGTAATGAGTATTCCAAGCCTGCTCACACTTGGGGGCTTCTTCATTATATGTGCGTTGGCTTATAGAAAAGTCACCGGTGCTGTCATGATTGGTATTATCGCCATCACCGTAATTGCATTATTACTCGGCATGATTGAGTACAAAGGTTTTGTATCTGCACCTCCAAGCTTGGCGCCCACGTTTATGCAGATGGATATTGCCGGTGCGCTTAATGTTGGTTTAGTCAGTATAGTTTTTGCATTTTTGTTTGTTGATTTGTTCGATACATCAGGTACCTTGATTGGGGCGGCTCACCAAGGAAAGCTGCTAGACAAAGACGGCAAATTACCTCGTTTGGGCAAAGCGCTGATGGCTGACAGTGTTGCAACCATGGGTGGTGCTGCATTGGGTACATCGACTACCACTAGTTACATCGAAAGTACCGCTGGAATTTCTGCGGGTGGCAGAACCGGTTTAACCGCTGTGGTTGTCGCGGCACTGTTTTTGTTATGTCTATTTTTATCCCCTATTGCCTCTATCGTGCCAGCTTATGCAACAGCACCTGCGCTTCTCTACGTCGCAGTATTGATGGCGAGCGGTTTATCTCACATTGAGTGGGATGATATCACCGAGTCTGCCCCTGCTGTGCTCACTGCGATTATGATGCCCCTGACATTCTCAATTGCTAATGGTATCGCTATCGGTTTTATCGCCTACACGGCCATCAAACTATGTAGCGGCAAATTTAGTGCGCTCAACATCAGCCTAATGCTGATTTCAATATTGTTTGTACTCAAGTTTATATTTTTGGGCGCTTAA
- a CDS encoding adenine phosphoribosyltransferase: MDDHLKENHRLSEQYFSDVVKKAIRTVPNWPEEGVMFRDITTALQDRTVFRKLIDAFIHRYHHLSIDAVAGVDARGFIIGSVLAYELNASFVPIRKKGKLPFDTVSESYELEYGRAEVEIHKDAFQQGDKVILVDDLIATGGTLLAASSLIERLGADIIEAAAIIDLPDLGGSKKLRDKGLAVYSVCEYADD; this comes from the coding sequence ATGGATGATCATCTCAAAGAGAACCATCGCTTAAGTGAGCAATACTTCAGTGATGTAGTAAAAAAAGCCATTAGAACCGTTCCTAACTGGCCAGAAGAAGGGGTGATGTTTCGCGACATCACCACAGCCTTGCAAGATCGTACGGTTTTTCGAAAACTGATTGATGCCTTTATTCATCGCTATCATCACCTATCAATAGACGCGGTAGCCGGTGTTGATGCCAGAGGCTTTATCATCGGCTCCGTATTGGCCTATGAGCTCAACGCGAGTTTCGTGCCTATTCGTAAAAAAGGTAAACTGCCATTTGATACCGTATCTGAGAGCTATGAGCTAGAATACGGTAGGGCAGAAGTCGAGATTCACAAAGACGCTTTTCAACAAGGTGATAAGGTCATATTAGTTGATGATCTAATCGCCACGGGAGGCACTCTTTTGGCAGCTTCATCTCTGATTGAAAGACTAGGAGCAGATATAATAGAAGCTGCAGCGATTATTGATCTGCCCGACTTGGGTGGGTCAAAAAAATTAAGAGATAAAGGGCTAGCGGTCTATAGTGTCTGTGAGTATGCAGACGACTAG
- a CDS encoding outer membrane beta-barrel protein, translating to MKRVIWTLTTLLLLSVNTATAEPEKKFSTLGTYFGIAQGWMEVEENNLNNDFQMYTFDLIGGATFHPNMGIEGRLGFGGNDTTGGKTYSLDHYVSFYFKPQYTFGRLNTYALLGTSFVASETSQIVCGFLCVQSKNEYSEFSLSYGAGAIYYFDMLMVGLEYVKVLDKDRVDIDRGGLLFGFVF from the coding sequence ATGAAACGAGTTATTTGGACCCTAACAACCCTACTACTGCTCTCGGTAAACACGGCCACTGCTGAACCAGAAAAAAAGTTCTCGACCTTAGGCACCTATTTTGGGATAGCCCAAGGTTGGATGGAGGTTGAAGAGAATAATCTAAATAACGACTTTCAAATGTATACCTTTGACCTAATAGGCGGTGCTACATTTCATCCAAATATGGGCATTGAAGGGCGCTTAGGTTTTGGTGGCAATGACACAACCGGTGGTAAGACCTACTCACTAGATCATTACGTCTCATTCTACTTTAAGCCTCAATATACATTTGGCAGGCTCAACACCTACGCGCTGTTAGGGACTAGCTTTGTTGCTTCAGAAACCTCGCAGATCGTTTGTGGCTTTTTATGCGTACAGTCAAAAAATGAGTACTCTGAATTTTCTTTGTCCTACGGAGCAGGAGCCATCTACTACTTTGATATGCTTATGGTTGGTTTAGAGTACGTAAAAGTACTTGATAAAGACCGCGTAGACATTGACCGTGGCGGATTGTTGTTTGGTTTTGTATTTTAA
- a CDS encoding zinc transporter ZntB: MRFRLDKNALIYGYMLSGSRKGVAISVDDLAEGISRDECSWLHFDYTHPDARAWIEQKSELEPVVIDALLSEETRPRATLLKGGVLLSLRGVNLTSGSNPEDMVAIRVWIDEKRVISTRKRPLLSAQDIVALIDANEGPETPGEFVATLANRLIARMQETIQETEDKVAEIEEAVLTAESYSLRSEIADLRRQAISLRRYLAPQREAMLQLQSDRMTLFSTDDHVRLRETTDHLIRYIEDLDSVRDRAAVTQEELVNRLSEQLNNRMYVLSIVAAIFLPLGFFTGLLGINVGGIPGAENPNSFMLFILFLVVIVSLQVWLFKVKRWF, translated from the coding sequence ATGAGGTTCAGATTGGATAAGAACGCATTGATTTATGGGTATATGTTAAGTGGCTCACGTAAGGGCGTCGCCATCTCTGTAGATGATTTAGCCGAAGGTATTTCTCGTGATGAGTGCAGCTGGCTTCACTTTGATTACACTCACCCTGATGCCAGGGCTTGGATAGAACAAAAAAGTGAATTGGAGCCAGTCGTGATTGATGCTCTGTTAAGCGAAGAAACTCGGCCTCGGGCAACGCTATTAAAGGGTGGGGTGCTGCTGTCACTTAGAGGTGTAAACCTTACCTCAGGCTCTAACCCTGAAGATATGGTTGCAATACGGGTGTGGATTGATGAAAAACGTGTGATCAGCACTCGCAAGCGGCCATTACTGTCGGCGCAAGATATTGTGGCGCTTATAGATGCTAATGAAGGACCAGAAACCCCGGGAGAGTTTGTTGCAACACTGGCGAATCGTCTGATTGCCAGAATGCAGGAGACTATTCAAGAGACTGAAGATAAGGTCGCAGAGATAGAAGAGGCAGTGCTAACCGCAGAGTCCTACTCACTGCGTAGTGAGATTGCAGACTTAAGGCGGCAGGCAATTTCACTTAGACGTTATTTGGCGCCACAGCGAGAGGCGATGCTACAGTTGCAGAGTGATCGAATGACTCTGTTTTCTACAGACGATCATGTTAGATTGCGTGAAACCACTGACCATCTGATTCGCTATATCGAAGACCTTGATTCAGTTCGAGACAGAGCTGCGGTCACCCAAGAAGAGTTAGTTAACCGACTTTCCGAGCAGCTCAACAATCGAATGTATGTGTTGTCTATCGTCGCAGCTATCTTTTTGCCTTTGGGATTTTTTACCGGGCTTTTAGGTATAAATGTGGGCGGGATTCCAGGAGCAGAAAATCCAAATTCATTTATGCTGTTTATACTATTTCTAGTGGTGATAGTGAGTCTGCAAGTTTGGTTATTTAAAGTTAAGCGATGGTTTTAG
- a CDS encoding OmpA family protein: protein MNKRWNSFLVLILSLMLSACASNISLTEADMHQQYPAVGELKAQLADAESQEVNIFSPKTFNQASKSYSEAIKWASSDNPKGETFAQDGLKQLAAANANAIQARDILEEVIEARSKTISAGAELSQPSQFKEAEEDFIELTTLIESGKTEKAKDGRTKVFRTYQNLELMALKVDTVEHAKIALANAKENDVDDLSPKTLKLAEEEYQLALDVLDADRNDLEKAAIHANRSLWYSQRANQISDTLRHFESSDYSEEDKVLWYQEQVSRVVSPLNKDVAYNLPNKQVVKDLNADIQSIINANLTLLGELEASSAGQQKLEREKEEVLMLSMLEQREIEASASKFAFVQSLFTQNEAEVYRQTNDVLIRAHGFYFPSGKSEIESSNFALLNKITEAVNTFPNAKILVSGHTDNIGSDQLNLSLSEARAEKVALFLNQVGNIPMEQIEYQGFGKQKPVLSNETTEGRAANRRVEILIINDPRSKS from the coding sequence ATGAATAAGCGATGGAATTCTTTCTTAGTATTAATCCTTTCTCTCATGCTTTCAGCTTGTGCATCAAATATCAGCCTGACTGAAGCCGATATGCATCAGCAATACCCTGCTGTAGGTGAACTAAAGGCACAGCTAGCCGACGCAGAATCTCAAGAGGTTAATATCTTTTCACCAAAGACATTTAACCAGGCCAGCAAGTCATATTCCGAGGCAATAAAGTGGGCATCAAGCGATAACCCTAAGGGCGAAACTTTTGCTCAAGATGGCCTAAAGCAACTAGCTGCGGCAAATGCCAACGCAATACAAGCACGAGATATTCTAGAAGAAGTCATTGAAGCTCGAAGTAAAACCATCTCCGCAGGTGCTGAGTTAAGTCAGCCGTCGCAATTTAAAGAAGCCGAAGAAGACTTTATTGAGCTAACGACACTTATCGAGTCAGGAAAGACTGAAAAGGCCAAAGACGGTAGGACCAAGGTATTTAGAACCTATCAAAACTTAGAGCTAATGGCATTAAAAGTCGACACCGTTGAACACGCTAAAATAGCGCTCGCCAATGCAAAAGAAAATGATGTCGATGACCTCTCGCCCAAAACACTCAAGCTGGCAGAAGAGGAGTATCAATTAGCGCTAGACGTATTAGATGCAGACCGAAATGATTTGGAAAAAGCAGCTATACATGCCAACCGCTCTCTCTGGTACTCTCAGCGAGCCAACCAAATTAGCGACACCTTACGCCACTTTGAATCATCTGATTACTCTGAAGAAGATAAAGTGCTGTGGTACCAGGAGCAAGTATCCCGCGTTGTATCTCCGCTGAACAAAGATGTGGCTTATAACTTACCAAATAAACAGGTCGTTAAAGATCTAAATGCCGATATTCAAAGTATTATCAACGCAAACCTAACGCTATTAGGTGAACTCGAAGCATCCAGCGCCGGCCAACAAAAGCTAGAAAGAGAGAAAGAAGAAGTGTTGATGTTATCTATGTTAGAACAACGCGAAATTGAAGCTTCAGCGTCCAAGTTTGCGTTTGTGCAGTCACTGTTTACGCAGAATGAGGCTGAAGTCTACCGACAAACTAATGACGTATTGATTAGAGCACACGGTTTTTATTTTCCATCAGGGAAAAGCGAAATCGAGTCATCTAATTTTGCATTGCTGAATAAGATTACCGAAGCGGTCAATACATTTCCAAACGCAAAAATTCTAGTATCTGGACACACTGACAACATCGGTAGTGACCAGTTGAATTTAAGCCTTTCGGAAGCTAGAGCCGAGAAAGTAGCGTTATTTCTTAACCAGGTTGGCAATATTCCCATGGAGCAAATTGAGTACCAAGGCTTTGGGAAACAAAAGCCGGTCTTAAGCAATGAAACAACAGAGGGGCGAGCAGCTAACCGTCGCGTCGAAATACTCATTATCAATGACCCTCGGTCTAAATCATAA
- a CDS encoding DUF21 domain-containing protein gives MPSWLPPVSHDLWIWIGIVFCLSQSAMFSGLNLAFFSLNRLQLEVKATDDNKAAQTVLKMRQDSNFLLTTILWGNVGINVLLTLLSDSVMAGVAAFAFSAVFITVFGEITPQAYFSRHALKTASFLAPALRFYQVLLYPVAKPCALILDLWLGKEGITYMRERDLRQVIKRHMEAEETEVETIEGIGALNFLQIDDIPVGKEGEIVNPESIIVLPCHLDLPVLPNFSPSPDDPFLMQIEQSGLKWVVLVNDQQEPLLVLDADGFLRAALFSSSEHFQPYDYCHRPIMVTDPKLPLGDVLGHLKTNRDPFCDNVIDHDIILLWGEQRRIITGADILGRLLKGIQKSY, from the coding sequence ATGCCATCTTGGCTTCCTCCCGTTTCACATGATCTTTGGATCTGGATAGGAATCGTTTTCTGTCTATCGCAATCTGCTATGTTCTCAGGTTTGAATCTCGCTTTTTTCAGTCTTAACCGCCTGCAACTTGAAGTTAAAGCAACGGATGACAATAAAGCAGCTCAAACAGTCCTTAAGATGCGTCAGGACTCAAACTTTCTATTAACGACTATTCTCTGGGGCAATGTTGGTATAAACGTTTTACTAACGCTTTTATCAGACTCAGTGATGGCAGGAGTCGCTGCATTTGCATTTTCAGCAGTCTTTATTACCGTCTTCGGTGAAATTACGCCACAAGCCTATTTTTCTCGTCATGCGTTAAAAACAGCATCATTCTTAGCCCCTGCGCTGCGTTTCTATCAAGTACTGCTATATCCAGTGGCAAAGCCCTGCGCACTAATTCTAGACTTATGGTTAGGTAAAGAAGGCATTACCTATATGCGGGAGCGCGATTTACGACAAGTCATTAAACGGCATATGGAAGCAGAAGAGACAGAAGTTGAAACGATAGAAGGCATTGGTGCATTAAACTTTTTACAGATTGATGACATACCCGTGGGCAAAGAAGGCGAAATCGTTAACCCTGAGAGCATTATTGTACTGCCCTGCCATCTTGATTTGCCAGTATTGCCTAACTTTTCACCATCACCGGACGACCCTTTCTTAATGCAAATTGAACAGTCTGGTTTAAAGTGGGTCGTGCTAGTAAACGACCAACAAGAACCTCTGTTGGTATTAGATGCCGATGGCTTTTTACGAGCAGCACTTTTTAGTTCATCAGAACACTTTCAGCCTTATGATTACTGTCACCGGCCCATTATGGTCACAGACCCAAAACTTCCTCTTGGGGATGTACTTGGGCATTTAAAAACTAACCGTGACCCATTTTGTGATAACGTTATCGATCATGACATCATTCTATTGTGGGGCGAACAACGACGCATTATTACCGGTGCCGATATACTAGGTAGATTGCTAAAAGGCATCCAAAAGAGCTATTAA
- a CDS encoding LapA family protein — translation MNLKKLCYIVSLALVLIFAIQNIAFITVSFFFWEFTLPRSVVLAVTFLLGALVGYGVFEYRHLHRPKK, via the coding sequence ATGAACCTAAAAAAGCTTTGTTATATTGTGTCATTAGCCTTGGTGCTGATCTTTGCCATACAAAATATTGCATTTATAACGGTCAGTTTTTTCTTTTGGGAGTTTACCTTACCCAGGTCCGTGGTATTGGCGGTTACCTTTTTGCTAGGGGCTTTGGTCGGGTATGGGGTTTTTGAGTATCGCCATTTACACCGACCAAAAAAATAG
- a CDS encoding magnesium transporter, with amino-acid sequence MNTPEPATTENPITSVSAAGALTQAFLRNFPRDAARELETLSAAEAVDILVSTPSFVRQRVYSLVTGPFAAQILLQASDTTALELLRSLDAGPCAALLSRIDEADRARYLTLLGSDEADVLRELMDYPANTAGYMMDTRVLCVNEGVTVGDVMGQLKHYAVVMRRRIYTLDDSMRLTGQVELERLVCADRSQTLAELSSSVLHFVAALDPKQDVADKLQKNAIDILPVVDIHHRLLGVIRGENAIETLKQNIAADLQTMVGASRDEQALSSSFFAVRKRQPWLQINLLTGFLAAAVVGLFESTIAQFTALAVLMPVAAGQSGNTGAQALAVTMRGLTLREITVRDWLKVTLKEAAAGFVNGIAIALTCGAGVYVWSQSFGLAIVIAMAMVISMTIAGMAGALVPICLRKLGQDPAQSSSIILTTVTDIAGFMSFLGIAAALSNLLV; translated from the coding sequence ATGAATACTCCCGAGCCAGCAACAACCGAAAACCCAATCACCAGTGTCAGCGCAGCAGGTGCACTTACTCAAGCATTTCTGAGAAACTTCCCGAGAGATGCGGCACGAGAGTTAGAAACACTGAGTGCTGCAGAAGCGGTGGATATTCTTGTGTCGACACCGTCATTTGTCAGGCAGAGGGTTTATAGTTTGGTGACAGGCCCTTTTGCAGCTCAAATACTATTACAGGCTAGTGACACTACCGCGCTGGAACTCTTACGTTCGCTAGATGCGGGCCCTTGTGCTGCGTTATTGAGCCGTATTGACGAAGCTGATCGTGCTCGTTATCTAACGTTACTGGGAAGTGATGAAGCAGATGTCCTACGAGAGTTAATGGATTACCCCGCCAATACTGCCGGATATATGATGGATACCCGTGTCTTGTGTGTTAATGAGGGCGTCACGGTGGGTGATGTGATGGGCCAACTTAAACACTACGCGGTTGTGATGCGTCGTCGAATTTATACGCTTGATGATAGTATGCGACTGACAGGCCAAGTTGAACTGGAGCGTTTGGTGTGTGCAGACCGGAGTCAAACATTGGCAGAGTTAAGCTCTTCAGTATTACACTTTGTGGCAGCCCTAGACCCGAAACAAGATGTTGCCGATAAACTGCAGAAGAATGCCATTGATATACTGCCTGTCGTGGATATACATCACCGCCTACTGGGTGTTATTCGTGGCGAAAATGCAATTGAGACACTTAAACAGAATATCGCTGCAGACTTGCAAACCATGGTCGGTGCAAGTCGTGATGAGCAAGCATTATCGAGCAGTTTCTTTGCTGTACGTAAGCGCCAACCCTGGTTACAAATCAACTTGCTAACGGGCTTTTTGGCTGCTGCTGTAGTCGGGTTGTTTGAAAGTACGATAGCTCAGTTTACCGCCTTGGCGGTTTTGATGCCTGTTGCGGCGGGCCAATCTGGTAACACTGGTGCCCAAGCGCTGGCTGTGACCATGCGAGGCCTAACGTTACGAGAAATCACCGTTCGAGATTGGTTAAAGGTAACGCTAAAAGAAGCAGCGGCGGGCTTTGTTAATGGTATTGCCATTGCGTTAACCTGTGGCGCGGGGGTTTACGTTTGGAGTCAGAGTTTTGGGTTGGCTATTGTTATTGCGATGGCGATGGTCATATCAATGACGATTGCGGGTATGGCTGGTGCATTGGTACCTATTTGTTTAAGAAAACTTGGGCAAGACCCTGCTCAGTCATCATCTATTATTCTAACTACCGTGACTGATATAGCGGGTTTTATGTCGTTTCTGGGGATTGCCGCAGCACTATCGAACCTGCTAGTTTAG
- a CDS encoding magnesium transporter MgtE N-terminal domain-containing protein: protein MVSHELNVAKTFIQTHVDAAARELESQSAEAARQLLEALPATQAHRILMHMLPTYAARLCCQLPIKFAASLLAGGDANHVVAILRCMPSAKRKTLLKVMPDKIAALCLLLLSYSEDTVGAKMIADIVMLPRSISVGSALRRLADSHGLSDSDAIPLVDEQTHLVGLVSVRALLNAHDDLCVEQLIDSTRPALSSRASLASVAGHEGWQRYDTLVVLNRYKQLIGILRHVDLRRGLEQSVTDTNIVPAADIVSDTSRVYFSVLAGILNLFGGNSTASRKQK from the coding sequence ATGGTTTCTCATGAGCTTAATGTAGCCAAAACATTTATCCAAACCCATGTAGATGCTGCTGCGCGTGAACTTGAGAGTCAGTCTGCCGAGGCCGCTCGTCAGCTGCTTGAAGCATTACCTGCTACACAGGCGCATCGTATTCTAATGCATATGCTACCGACTTATGCAGCACGGCTTTGTTGTCAGCTGCCGATAAAATTTGCGGCGAGTCTGTTAGCCGGAGGGGATGCTAATCATGTTGTTGCCATCCTGAGGTGTATGCCTAGTGCTAAGCGTAAGACGTTGCTTAAGGTTATGCCGGATAAAATAGCGGCGTTGTGTCTGTTGCTGCTGAGCTATTCCGAGGATACGGTAGGCGCAAAAATGATCGCTGATATTGTGATGTTGCCAAGAAGTATCTCGGTGGGCTCTGCATTGCGTCGCTTGGCAGACTCTCATGGATTAAGTGACAGTGACGCGATTCCGCTGGTTGATGAGCAGACTCATCTGGTCGGACTGGTCAGTGTCAGAGCCCTATTAAATGCGCATGATGATTTGTGTGTAGAGCAGTTAATAGACTCGACTCGTCCAGCGTTATCTAGTCGTGCTAGTTTGGCTTCGGTCGCTGGACATGAAGGCTGGCAGCGATATGACACACTTGTAGTGTTAAATAGATATAAGCAATTGATTGGCATATTGCGCCATGTTGATTTACGGAGAGGGTTAGAGCAGTCCGTAACGGATACCAATATTGTGCCGGCAGCGGATATCGTTTCGGATACCAGCCGGGTGTACTTTAGTGTATTAGCCGGTATTCTCAATCTATTTGGTGGTAATTCAACTGCTTCGAGAAAACAAAAATGA
- a CDS encoding mechanosensitive ion channel family protein, whose product MADKKVLFDWQSALQETYHEFVNQVFQHLPQIIAAVLLLFVGWLSARLLRVLARKMILALPAMLPTSIGKRDTLQTQLRAYARWGGNIVFWAVFLFFSAASANLLHWDFFSGLSSALLTYLPNLLTGLLIILAGFAVSGLTRTATISAANSAGIEQTEILGTTAQITVVLTSVVIGVQQLGINVDFLTTMLIVIAGVMLAGVSLAFGLGAREYVANIIGVQVARKHFQVGQRLEIAGVDGELLEITPTALILDTEKGRAAVPGKLFNDQVCEMVSETQAAGGSLLRNLFQKKEESPKDELMQQAGQEQPGNTSGEHKTGE is encoded by the coding sequence ATGGCTGATAAAAAAGTGCTTTTTGATTGGCAGAGTGCACTGCAAGAAACCTATCATGAGTTTGTTAATCAGGTGTTTCAACACTTACCCCAAATTATTGCAGCGGTTTTATTGCTGTTTGTAGGTTGGCTGTCAGCACGGTTGTTAAGGGTATTAGCACGCAAAATGATATTAGCATTGCCAGCGATGTTGCCAACAAGTATTGGTAAGCGTGACACCTTGCAGACGCAGCTTCGGGCTTATGCTCGGTGGGGGGGCAATATAGTCTTTTGGGCTGTATTTTTGTTTTTTTCAGCGGCCAGTGCCAATCTTCTTCATTGGGATTTCTTTTCCGGTCTATCCAGCGCGCTATTAACCTATCTACCCAATCTTTTAACGGGGTTACTCATTATTCTCGCAGGTTTTGCGGTTAGTGGGTTAACGCGTACTGCAACCATTAGTGCCGCAAACTCTGCTGGAATAGAGCAGACTGAAATTCTCGGTACTACTGCTCAAATTACTGTGGTGCTCACGTCAGTGGTTATTGGTGTTCAGCAGTTGGGGATTAACGTCGACTTTTTAACCACTATGTTAATTGTCATAGCGGGCGTTATGCTCGCCGGTGTATCGCTCGCATTTGGTTTAGGAGCGAGAGAGTATGTGGCTAATATAATCGGGGTACAGGTCGCCCGTAAGCACTTTCAAGTGGGGCAGCGGTTAGAGATAGCAGGTGTCGATGGAGAATTACTGGAGATAACCCCTACGGCTTTGATACTTGATACTGAAAAAGGTCGTGCTGCTGTGCCAGGTAAACTATTTAATGACCAAGTTTGTGAAATGGTGTCTGAAACCCAAGCGGCCGGTGGCTCTCTACTACGGAATTTATTCCAAAAGAAAGAAGAGTCTCCTAAAGACGAGTTGATGCAACAGGCAGGGCAAGAGCAACCCGGCAACACCAGTGGCGAGCATAAAACAGGAGAATAA
- a CDS encoding peptidase M42 — MNNLTSGNSAASTGNTGSNQQNPTQEQPRLQLPSSFIDLLTSLIRTPSVVGAEHSFFRVLQRELEERGANVTWYEGVLVAQGEKPDSVMFSAHIDRHGLMCTGPNEFQYAAFVAGARSDLLGNSVGELLMKKIVDRFASETVFAYEPWSGAYRGQGIIDRTYICEYRNNLIFELKGMEHLVAGTPVAFTDRLKITEEALVGQLDNVLTAAALVYMFERGFQGTMFFTAQEEAGKSWRYLLEWFRRFGGSTNRLIVVDTSPYPDLEAAKQQNLVLRNKDANASFNSELTAKLVALCEENDISYQFKDRYVEQKNAEQVARGEEPSSIGSTEMGRIIAASNGLVDGTTLQIPTSGYHTLSESAPIESVVAFLKMLSLLANLKRKPKTAST; from the coding sequence ATGAACAACTTAACTTCCGGTAACTCAGCGGCTTCAACAGGCAACACAGGGTCTAACCAACAAAATCCAACCCAAGAACAGCCCAGGCTTCAACTACCCTCGTCATTTATTGACCTGTTAACATCGCTCATTCGAACACCTAGCGTGGTTGGTGCCGAACATTCTTTTTTTAGAGTGCTACAACGAGAACTGGAAGAGCGCGGAGCCAATGTCACCTGGTATGAAGGCGTTCTGGTTGCACAAGGTGAGAAACCCGACAGCGTGATGTTCTCAGCACACATAGATCGTCACGGTCTAATGTGCACTGGGCCAAATGAGTTTCAATATGCGGCGTTCGTAGCCGGCGCCCGTTCTGATCTATTGGGTAACTCTGTTGGCGAACTTTTAATGAAGAAGATTGTTGACCGCTTTGCCTCTGAAACAGTGTTTGCTTATGAGCCTTGGTCGGGGGCATATCGTGGTCAGGGCATTATTGATCGTACCTATATTTGCGAATACCGAAACAACTTGATATTCGAACTGAAAGGCATGGAACACTTAGTAGCGGGCACCCCTGTGGCATTTACTGATCGCCTAAAAATCACCGAAGAGGCATTAGTCGGCCAACTTGATAACGTACTCACGGCAGCTGCCTTGGTTTATATGTTCGAGCGTGGCTTTCAAGGTACGATGTTTTTCACAGCCCAAGAAGAAGCAGGTAAAAGCTGGCGATATTTATTGGAGTGGTTTCGTCGTTTTGGCGGCTCTACAAACCGACTAATCGTGGTTGATACGAGCCCTTACCCTGACCTGGAAGCCGCTAAACAGCAAAACCTAGTATTACGAAACAAAGATGCTAACGCGTCATTTAATAGCGAGCTTACAGCAAAGCTGGTCGCTTTATGCGAAGAGAATGATATAAGCTATCAATTTAAAGACCGGTATGTAGAACAGAAGAACGCCGAACAAGTTGCGAGAGGCGAAGAACCTAGCTCAATCGGCTCAACCGAAATGGGTCGTATTATTGCCGCATCTAACGGCTTGGTTGATGGTACGACATTACAGATACCAACCTCTGGGTATCACACCCTTTCAGAGTCGGCACCAATTGAGTCTGTAGTAGCGTTTCTCAAGATGCTGTCATTATTGGCTAATTTAAAGCGCAAACCAAAAACTGCATCAACTTAA